The Pochonia chlamydosporia 170 chromosome 1, whole genome shotgun sequence genome window below encodes:
- a CDS encoding cell morphogenesis protein Sog2 (similar to Cordyceps militaris CM01 XP_006670383.1): protein MEWPERMPMGNPAAPSSVRGLPDNPAQGRRPVPNSAATSNGHPPPPPPIPNLRNAPSNATLSASSPITSPAQVIALAREAMQTALESEGQAAEVGAAGTGLRAGVTVDLSRKGIQRLPEEVVDIVKDQLERLALSHNQLSSLPTRFSECTSLRYLNIRGNQIKEFPMALCDLKSLEILDLGRNLLRILPQDIARLSSLKVLSVPKNQIRELPLCLAEMVSLQVLKFEGNPISFPPKDAIQPQSGSPPHDGVTRETEVTEVAVTAMIKKFLRHYAMTGRMEGDATGDESSEGGIDVPRFPLKRAASGRFPIKVNGADVPDMRSPNAVSRPPPIPTRSHYRGLSQQSTAIRRPGVMPLTIGNVNERLRSNSETLLRSDRGPDGRSRRMGIVSRKTSELGTLDETQANNRFSHYRGLSHGSAMQGTPPGVKSPATPSEPYLQRPIYVRRLSVLPERRRESKIFDPLIEAAKGILYSVFQIHPMIQMLMSLTSDGSAKRSSLEIVIYNTNSHVEELEQEIQRHDTMLLENDEYSVMDNENVHRACHTLVSAYGHVCTLLVDNIDTFVNNGDARYIRTLLMLLYNSIMELRVTLATVSASRPASQSTNRGHSDTNETLKPFHREPFATPTAERTGLLRGRNGNFVHNPANLRVATDIPMHYAIGSSRTAKLASATPRSGESFSSTGSRDLANDYTAEDAQFDRVFLSLQKSTDTVLRTLPSFHVQLQGDLRTAIQQRAPMVLVQEWKRLIAMCGYTIQQTEMLRNRLSMIKLNDPSVRSHPGFWSLCNNFVDSWMSLIRRTKESMNTVPLPPDTKIRLRPIQQSMKEMGNVIMQSPWHHLMRSSGPNGSLSGNFSQNASPTTRVPITPQSAALGPAMQATVPTTPHSASFAAAFHGNVFDRADALMANPGISMSRSGTMSRGHSGFNSLSSISSMSSDGISSASTPFSPPTAGLGLSRPNGGRLAL, encoded by the exons atggAGTGGCCTGAACGGATGCCTATGGGCAACCCGGCGGCACCGTCATCTGTTCGTGGATTGCCCGACAATCCGGCCCAAGGCCGCCGTCCTGTTCCCAATTCTGCTGCCACCTCGAATGGTCAtccaccgccgcctccgccgatTCCCAATCTTCGAAATGCGCCTTCCAACGCGACCTTGTCGGCATCGAGCCCCATCACAAGTCCAGCGCAGGTCATAGCCTTGGCTCGGGAGGCTATGCAGACCGCTCTGGAGAGCGAGGGTCAAGCTGCCGAGGTCGGGGCCGCTGGTACAGGACTAAGGGCCGGTGTCACCGTCGATCTGAGTCGAAAGGGAATACAAAGGCTGCCGGAAGAAGTGGTAGATATTGTCAAAGACCAGCTGGAACG ACTCGCCTTGTCGCACAACCAACTTTCAAGCTTACCAACTCGATTTTCCGAATGTACATCTCTACGCTATCTGAATATCAGAGGCAACCAGATTAAAGAGTTCCCTATGGCG CTATGCGATCTGAAATCTCTTGAAATTCTCGACCTAGGACGAAACCTGCTTCGGATACTACCACAAGACATTGCAAGGCTATCATCACTCAAGGTTTTGTCTGTGCCTAAGAACCAAATTCGGGAATTGCCTCTTTGTCTCGCCGAGATGGTGTCTCTACAAGTACTAAAATTTGAGGGCAATCCCATCAGCTTTCCACCCAAGGACGCCATACAGCCACAATCCGGAAGCCCACCGCATGACGGCGTGACGAGAGAAACAGAGGTTACCGAGGTAGCTGTAACGGCAATGATTAAGAAGTTTCTTCGTCACTATGCCATGACTGGCCGGATGGAAGGTGACGCAACTGGTGATGAGTCCAGTGAAGGCGGCATCGACGTCCCTCGATTCCCATTGAAGCGAGCCGCAAGCGGGCGTTTTCCAATCAAAGTCAATGGCGCTGATGTCCCTGATATGCGCTCCCCCAACGCCGTGTCTCGCCCACCACCAATACCTACCAGGTCGCACTACCGTGGCTTGTCACAGCAAAGCACTGCCATTCGTCGACCGGGAGTCATGCCATTGACCATTGGTAACGTCAATGAGAGACTACGAAGCAACTCTGAGACGCTGCTAAGGTCGGATCGAGGACCAGACGGTCGAAGTCGGCGGATGGGAATCGTGTCCAGGAAGACATCTGAACTGGGCACTCTGGACGAGACGCAGGCAAACAACCGCTTTAGCCATTATCGTGGCCTGAGTCACGGTTCCGCTATGCAAGGGACCCCCCCGGGCGTCAAAAGTCCTGCGACACCCAGTGAACCGTACCTTCAACGTCCGATATATGTTCGTCGACTGTCTGTTCTCCCTGAGCGTCGGAGAGAATCCAAAATCTTTGACCCCCTCATCGAAGCAGCCAAGGGCATTCTCTACTCCGTCTTCCAAATTCACCCCATGATACAGATGttgatgtctttgacaagcgACGGGTCGGCAAAACGATCAAGTTTAGAGATTGTCATTTATAACACCAACTCTCATGTTGAGGAACTCGAACAGGAGATTCAGAGACACGATACCATGCTGTTGGAGAACGATGAATACTCTGTTATGGACAATGAAAACGTGCATAGGGCATGCCATACGCTTGTCAGCGCCTATGGTCACGTCTGCACTCTCTTGGTCGACAACATTGATACTTTCGTCAACAATGGAGACGCGCGATATATCCGCACGCTCCTGATGTTGCTTTACAACAGTATCATGGAACTTCGCGTAACTTTGGCCACAGTCAGCGCGTCACGACCAGCGTCTCAATCAACGAATCGTGGCCACTCTGACACCAATGAGACGCTTAAACCCTTCCATCGGGAGCCATTTGCGACCCCGACAGCAGAAAGGACAGGCTTATTGCGTGGCCGCAACGGAAACTTTGTGCATAACCCTGCCAACCTGCGTGTTGCGACAGACATCCCAATGCACTACGCAATTGGCTCCAGCCGAACCGCAAAACTTGCATCGGCAACACCACGATCTGGGGAATCGTTTTCCTCCACGGGAAGCCGGGATCTTGCGAACGATTATACGGCGGAAGATGCCCAGTTTGACAGGGTGTTTTTATCATTGCAGAAATCAACCGACACGGTGCTTCGCACATTGCCAAGCTTCCACGTTCAGTTGCAAGGTGATTTGAGGACAGCGATCCAGCAGCGTGCCCCCATGGTCCTTGTCCAGGAGTGGAAGCGCCTGATCGCCATGTGTGGCTATACAATCCAGCAAACCGAGATGCTTCGAAACAGGCTATCCATGATTAAGCTTAATGACCCCAGCGTCCGATCTCACCCTGGGTTTTGGAGCTTGTGCAACAACTTTGTCGACTCGTGGATGTCCTTGATAAGAAGGACAAAAGAATCCATGAACACAGTTCCGCTTCCACCCGACACTAAGATCCGACTGCGACCGATCCAGCAGAGCATGAAGGAAATGGGCAACGTAATTATGCAGTCGCCTTGGCACCATCTTATGCGGTCATCTGGCCCCAATGGGAGTTTGAGTGGCAACTTTTCTCAGAATGCATCACCAACCACGCGGGTCCCAATCACGCCGCAGAGTGCGGCCCTCGGGCCTGCCATGCAGGCAACTGTCCCTACCACACCGCACAGTGCCTCTTTTGCCGCAGCATTCCATGGCAACGTCTTTGATCGTGCGGATGCTTTGATGGCCAACCCGGGGATCTCCATGTCTCGCAGTGGGACAATGTCAAGAGGACACTCTGGGTTCAACTCTCTATCCTCTATCTCTTCCATGTCTTCAGATGGAATCTCATCAGCTTCGACACCTTTTAGTCCACCAACTGCCGGCTTAGGGCTCTCTCGACCAAATGGCGGGAGATTGGCTCTGTGA
- a CDS encoding plastocyanin-like domain-containing protein (similar to Nectria haematococca mpVI 77-13-4 XP_003043639.1), with protein MSIKAITTLLLAASSISAAPTPSSTTNDEVTRTTTLTGVTHSVVAGLGGLKFDPDNVVAEIGDIVEWHFLPMNHSLVQSSFAEPCKPLADGTGFFPGFEFATQQGQATNVFQIVVEDKKPLWYYCPQQKGNHCQQGMVGVINQNFDNQEFSLRRHRELAALTGTSVIPEVNDVGKVIPNPNPNGGF; from the coding sequence atgtccatcaaagccatcaccactctcctcctcgccgcGTCCTCCATCTCCGCCGCCCCAACccccagcagcaccaccaacgacGAAGTCACacgcaccaccaccctcaccGGCGTGACGCACTCCGTCGTCGCCGGCCTAGGCGGCCTCAAATTCGACCCGGACAACGTCGTCGCTGAGATCGGCGACATCGTGGAGTGGCACTTCCTCCCCATGAACCACTCCCTCGTGCAGTCCTCTTTCGCCGAGCCGTGCAAGCCGCTCGCCGACGGGACTGGCTTCTTCCCTGGCTTCGAGTTCGCCACACAGCAGGGCCAGGCGACGAACGTGTTCCAGATTGTGgtcgaggacaagaagcCCCTGTGGTATTACTGCCCGCAGCAGAAGGGCAATCACTGCCAGCAGGGCATGGTGGGCGTCATCAACCAGAATTTTGATAACCAGGAGTTTAGTCTGCGGAGGCATAGGGAGTTGGCTGCCTTGACGGGCACGAGTGTTATTCCTGAGGTTAATGATGTGGGCAAGGTTATCCCTAACCCTAATCCTAATGGTGGATTTTAA
- a CDS encoding ATP-dependent DNA helicase recQ (similar to Magnaporthe oryzae 70-15 XP_003716745.1), producing the protein MPTLQRTDSCTDIAFTLRRQFHKNEFRYAESTELKGELSGPYLSLSHGRISAITLFTANSVPSRPYQREIIEAALSGHDVYVQAATSFGKSLCFQLPAVIDPGSNNHSRFSSVEPYGTIDTTLAGQMCPQLTSKQINQVEALRASGIDASSLNSNTPYPEKDRIQRDLETGHPRTPLLYVTPELCSGSRFRERLRLVHKQKELARIAIDEAHCISEWGHDFRKDFKRLSWFRETFPDVPIMCLTATANAQVREDVLRILKLDETPERIKSFLMSPQRQNLHIEIRYFKDEDDNRLADFLKWIRAVHDRRRAEPRRKELRDAGERPESVPGIIYTLSRDECETLAASLREEGIGARPFHAKLSKEVKLETLSRWINNEPGYDIIVATTAFGMGIDKNNVRFVVHWRIPKSFEGYYQEAGRAGRDGNASYCFLYYSREDLERVMRMVRSDSKEGTNQEARLHSLHSLATYCESVDSCRHADICKYFGETAVPDCDFACDWHKDAYDLETRYLKGLASPDWVSTQVQQGTYDAYDYYEED; encoded by the exons ATGCCAACCCTGCAGCGAACCGATTCATGCACAGATATTGCCTTCACCCTCCGACGACAATTCCACAAGAATGAGTTCAGGTATGCAGAGTCTACAGaattaaaaggagagctgaGCGGGCCATACCTGAGCCTGTCACACGGCCGCATCAGCGCCATCACCCTTTTCACAGCTAACAGTGTTCCGTCCAGGCCATATCAACGGGAGATCATTGAGGCTGCACTAAGTGGCCATGATGTTTATGTCCAAGCTGCGACGTCTTTCGGCAAGAGTCTTTGTTTCCAACTTCCGGCCGTGATTGATCCTGGAAGCAA TAACCATAGTCGTTTCTCCTCTGTTGAGCCTTATGGTACGATTGATACCACTCTTGCGGGACAAATGTGCCCTCAACTTACATCGAAGCAGATTAATCAAGTCGAGGCCCTGAGAGCGTCGGGCATAGATGCAAGCTCGCTGAACAGCAACACACCATATCCTGAAAAAGATCGGATACAACGAGATCTGGAAACCGGTCATCCAAGGACACCACTTTTGTATGTAACTCCGGAGCTATGTTCAGGTTCTAGGTTTCGTGAACGACTGCGGCTCGTACATAAGCAAAAAGAGTTGGCCAGAATCGCTATTGATGAAGCACATTGCATCTCCGAGTGGGGGCATGACTTTCGAAAAGACTTCAAGCGACTTTCTTGGTTCCGCGAGACGTTTCCCGATGTACCGATTATGTGTCTTACGGCCACAGCGAATGCGCAGGTACGGGAGGATGTGCTCCGTATCTTGAAACTGGATGAAACTCCAGAGAGAATAAAGTCGTTTCTCATGAGTCCGCAACGCCAAAACCTTCATATTGAGATTCGATACTTTaaagatgaggatgacaaTCGCCTGGCGGACTTCTTGAAGTGGATTCGAGCTGTCCATGACCGACGACGAGCTGAGCCGAGAAGAAAGGAACTTCGAGACGCAGGCGAGAGACCAGAAAGCGTCCCCGGTATTATCTACACCCTATCACGGGATGAGTGTGAAactttggcggcatcatTACGTGAAGAGGGCATCGGTGCCCGCCCTTTTCATGCGAAGCTATCGAAAGAGGTGAAGCTGGAAACCTTGAGTCGGTGGATCAATAACGAACCGGGTTACGATATTATCGTGGCTACGACGGCGTTTGGTATGGGCATTGACAAGAACAACGTTCGGTTTGTCGTTCACTGGCGAATACCCAAGTCCTTTGAGGGGTACTATCAAGAGGCTGGGCGTGCTGGGCGTGATGGCAATGCAAGTTACTGCTTCTTATACTACAGCCGTGAAGATCTGGAGCGAGTTATGCGGATGGTACGGAGTGACTCGAAAGAAGGCACAaatcaagaagctcgactGCATAGCCTCCATTCATTGGCGACATATTGCGAGAGCGTAGACTCTTGCCGTCACGCAGATATATGCAAATACTTTGGTGAGACGGCTGTACCGGACTGCGATTTTGCCTGTGATTGGCATAAGGATGCGTATGACCTGGAAACGAGGTACCTGAAAGGCTTGGCAAGTCCGGACTGGGTGAGCACACAGGTGCAACAGGGTACTTATGACGCCTACGATTACTACGAAGAAGATTAA
- a CDS encoding antifungal peptide domain-containing protein yields the protein MKAFTYVTFATTLVLGVQALVTPNINKKREGEVCLLDGNNKCTLDGKNDCCSGKCYMEKGWETGVCQKTTE from the exons ATGAAAGCCTTCACCTACGTCACTTTCGCCACCACCTTGGTTCTTGGCGTCCAGGCACTTGTAACCCCAAATATCAACAagaagagagagggagaggtcTGTCTCCTCGATGGCA ACAACAAATGTACTTTGGATGGCAAGAACGACTGCTGCAGTGGTAAATGCTACATGGAAAAGGGCTGGGAGACGGGCGTCTGTCAGAAAACGACAGAGTAA
- a CDS encoding GCN5-like 1 (similar to Metarhizium robertsii ARSEF 23 XP_007818039.1), with translation MSTTTSSPRHSSPPASLSVPPSTTAPTQPHAITAHAPLHQTLPSQETQRHVAEARAAVVASMGNLLDSELQTRASILHENAAALDKQERDVLRATEALRRERERLAREADGAARKVKELGNVQNWAEVLERGFLVLEETVRLANRDSGSESGSCSCSCSECGGDEGEYGEGMMDVDVDLANSLHRDGRVNGLGDKGKERERVQEDGEDLDMEDGGRSAWSDASRSLVEESSTGTGTGMAKGSETASLSTESLKDVDGRVGG, from the coding sequence atgtcaacaacaacatcctcacCCCGGCActcctcaccaccagcatccCTCTCCGTCCCGCCATCCACAACCGCCCCAACACAACCCCACGCCATCACCGCCCACGCACCACTACACCAAACGCTGCCCTCGCAAGAAACGCAGCGCCATGTCGCGGAGGCTCGTGCCGCGGTCGTCGCCTCCATGGGCAACCTGCTCGACTCGGAGCTCCAAACCCGAGCGAGCATCCTGCACGAGAACGCCGCCGCGCTAGACAAGCAGGAGCGGGATGTGCTGCGCGCGACGGAGGCCCTGCGCCGAGAGCGGGAGAGGCTGGCGAGGGAGGCGGACGGCGCGGCGAGAaaggtgaaggagctggGGAATGTGCAGAACTGGGCGGAGGTGCTGGAGAGGGGGTTCCTGGTGCTGGAGGAGACGGTGCGGCTGGCGAATAGGGATAGTGGCAGCGAGAGCGGGAGTTGTAGCTGTAGTTGTAGTGAGTGTGGGGGGGATGAGGGCGAGTATGGGGAGGGGatgatggatgtggatgttgacTTGGCGAATAGTCTGCATAGGGATGGGAGGGTGAATGGGCTGGGGGATAAGGGGAAGGAGAGGGAGCGTGTGcaggaggatggagaggatCTTGATATGGAGGATGGGGGGAGGAGTGCGTGGTCGGATGCGAGCAGgagtttggtggaggagtcGAGTACGGGGACGGGGACGGGCATGGCAAAGGGGTCGGAGACGGCGAGTTTGTCGACGGAGTCGTTGAAGGATGTGGATGGGAGAGttggaggttga
- a CDS encoding alpha/beta hydrolase fold family protein (similar to Coccidioides posadasii C735 delta SOWgp XP_003070576.1), producing MRRPFFTLTTRFISATPPAHRNPYAILIRQYSNTTTKHTQSLSLPDGRTLGFSEFGARNGYPVIFFHGFPSSRLEAIYIDSMARRQNLRLITPDRPGFGISTPQPNRRITDWPADVKSLASHLGLSRFAILGGSGGGPYAVACAHALPRETMSAVGLLASAPPWEAGTRDVTRTRRVMHRIATNWPGFMRVSSDILIAATRWAAYSRVGRALVNKMLEKSNEAAAAKPNPFKSDNDVELSVDEQREQLLGFLFEAFAQGSGAFAHETMILTHPWGIRFEDVKYDKIQIWHGSKDVNAPISMIRYLAERLPHAELLEYEDTHFSVVQHLEGILGELVPDEEKKRWKGD from the coding sequence atgagaCGGCCATTCTTCACGCTAACCACACGATTCATctcagcaacaccaccagctcaTCGCAACCCATATgccatcctcatccgccagtactccaacaccaccaccaagcacacACAATCGCTTTCTCTCCCCGATGGCCGAACGCTAGGCTTTTCAGAATTCGGCGCCAGAAATGGCTACCcggtcatcttcttccacgGCTTCCCGTCGTCGCGCCTCGAAGCAATATACATTGACAGCATGGCACGCCGTCAAAACCTTCGCCTCATCACACCTGACCGCCCCGGCTTCGGCATCTCGACACCCCAGCCAAACAGGAGAATAACTGACTGGCCAGCCGATGTGAAATCactggccagccacttgggCCTCTCGCGGTTCGCCATTCTCGGCGGCTCAGGCGGAGGACCCTACGCGGTCGCCTGTGCCCACGCTCTACCTCGGGAGACCATGTCCGCGGTGGGATTGCTAGCTAGTGCGCCCCCGTGGGAAGCAGGCACGCGGGATGTTacgaggacaaggagagTTATGCATAGGATTGCAACGAACTGGCCTGGCTTTATGCGCGTGTCTTCAGATATACTGATTGCAGCGACACGATGGGCGGCCTATTCCCGTGTTGGCAGGGCCCTTGTGAATaagatgctggagaagagcAACGAGGCTGCTGCCGCGAAACCAAATCCCTTCAAGAGCGACAATGACGTGGAGTTGTCGGTGGATGAGCAGCGAGAGCAGTTGCTTGGATTTTTGTTTGAAGCGTTTGCCCAGGGATCAGGGGCGTTTGCGCATGAGACTATGATACTGACGCATCCTTGGGGTATTAGGTTTGAGGATGTAAAGTATGATAAAATTCAGATATGGCATGGGAGTAAGGATGTTAATGCGCCCATTTCAATGATTCGATACTTGGCGGAGCGGTTGCCGCACGCGGAGCTACTGGAGTATGAGGATACGCATTTCTCGGTGGTGCAGCATTTGGAGGGTATTTTGGGAGAGTTGGTGCCggatgaggagaagaagaggtggaaaggtGATTGA
- a CDS encoding acyltransferase (similar to Neurospora crassa OR74A XP_959321.2): MSTQASPSNLDSDSDRSEQLMRNVDLEATSGDLPQWKPVNVNALSPQSAGSSFSAIKSWLWLPTWHRPKSQHKTAYLDGLRGFAALIVYWHHHVLWAHNKDRIENHDIFENSFGYKQLYYFAALPGVRLFFSGGHLAVSIFFVLSGYVLSIKPWRLIENNNIADLADHLGSAIFRRWLRLYLPIAATTFVYATSWHLFGLWIDGADPKGNWLDEMWFLYCEFKNFSFIFKEGGVPWLTYNVHLWSIPVEFKGSLIVFGSLLAFSQCSLKARLWCQVGLITYFMYIADGWYCAMFIAGMLLSHLDLLATLDRLPQFITRLSPYKTIIWYHMLLVGIYLGGVPAENRDLNQLADSRGWYLLSFLKPQAVFDYKWFYLFWAAVLLITSISHIAWLRRFFETHACQYLGRISFALYLVHGPLLWTLGDRIYSVVGFRGKDQIEHIPQWVDRFLLPQIGPTGLELAFLLPHVILLPVTLCVADFVTRAVDKPSVQFAAWAYRKTLPGVGRKQASA, encoded by the coding sequence ATGTCGACACAGGCGTCACCCAGCAATCTCGACAGCGACAGCGACAGGTCGGAGCAGCTCATGCGCAATGTCGACCTCGAAGCCACAAGTGGTGACCTGCCGCAATGGAAGCccgtcaatgtcaatgctcTGAGCCCTCAATCCGCTGGCTCGAGCTTTTCCGCCATCAAATCATGGTTATGGTTACCAACCTGGCACCGACCCAAAAGCCAGCATAAAACCGCCTATCTTGACGGGTTACGAGGTTTTGCTGCCTTGATAGTGTATTGGCACCACCATGTGCTGTGGGCGCACAACAAAGACAGGATCGAGAATCACGACATATTCGAGAATAGCTTCGGGTATAAACAGTTGTACTACTTTGCTGCTTTACCGGGGGTACGACTCTTCTTTTCCGGCGGGCACCTGGCTGTGTCTATATTTTTCGTATTATCTGGCTACGTCCTCTCCATCAAACCCTGGAGGCTGATCGAGAACAATAACATTGCCGACCTGGCGGACCATCTTGGATCGGCCATATTTAGACGCTGGCTACGGCTATACCTTCccattgctgccaccacCTTTGTATATGCGACATCATGGCATCTCTTCGGCCTCTGGATAGATGGAGCTGATCCGAAGGGCAATTGGCTGGACGAAATGTGGTTTTTATACTGCGAGTTCAAAAACTTtagcttcatcttcaaagaAGGCGGCGTGCCGTGGCTGACGTATAACGTCCATCTATGGTCTATCCCAGTCGAATTCAAGGGATCCCTCATTGTCTTTGGCTCACTTTTAGCATTCTCACAATGCTCCCTCAAAGCCCGTCTCTGGTGCCAGGTCGGCCTCATCACTTACTTCATGTACATCGCCGATGGGTGGTACTGCGCCATGTTTATCGCAGGCATGCTACTAAGTCATCTAGACCTATTGGCAACACTCGACAGACTCCCCCAGTTTATTACCCGGCTTTCGCCGTACAAGACCATTATCTGGTATCATATGCTACTAGTCGGCATCTACCTGGGCGGCGTGCCTGCAGAAAACCGCGATCTGAACCAACTTGCCGACAGCCGCGGCTGGTATCTCCTCTCGTTCCTCAAGCCGCAGGCCGTTTTCGACTACAAGTGGTTCTACCTATTCTGGGCGGCGGTGTTACTCATCACTTCCATTTCCCACATTGCGTGGCTGAGAAGATTCTTCGAGACCCATGCCTGCCAATATCTCGGCCGCATCTCTTTTGCGCTTTACCTTGTCCATGGACCTCTGCTGTGGACGTTGGGAGATAGGATATATTCTGTCGTGGGCTTTAGAGGGAAGGACCAGATTGAGCATATTCCGCAGTGGGTGGATAGGTTTTTGCTGCCGCAGATAGGGCCGActgggctggagctggcTTTTCTGCTGCCGCATGTCATCTTGCTGCCTGTGACGTTGTGCGTGGCAGACTTTGTGACGAGGGCGGTTGATAAGCCGAGCGTGCAGTTTGCGGCGTGGGCGTATAGAAAGACGTTGCCCGGTGTTGGGAGGAAACAGGCGAGTGCGTAG
- a CDS encoding meiotically up-regulated protein (similar to Metarhizium acridum CQMa 102 XP_007808430.1) produces MILTTLPRPKIAVAIGSVFLIAVFLLYSRALPYPVLASQKHALLETEDAGLAFPYDPVPRRDFASLSRYPAQNANEPSKFAFSTLYCSRNPDVRGPYFESTQSIIWRILWSEYRSKYPIIIFVCPFIPEKNRQIFRGQGAIVKEIELLDNIIPDDKISTKRWIDVLSKLNLWKQIEWKRIVFLDSDAFPVMNIDDIFDLPEQQCKKDALLPEDKAVVDSERGKDMCSYIYAGVPHFTIDNINAGMFIMKPNLDMHAKLIRAAKRTEDYDVRYMEQGVLGSKNAFAEEGPFPVNRLPSVWNTVPEYYKEHLNKGPGSTEPPIRILHAKMWNRFWGSWNNLTHLNDVWDLDWMKMCRFFDSDEFLQARTTGVYETPLEKFVKAQAQAQAQQNQSQSQKQGMAS; encoded by the coding sequence ATGATACTTACGACACTTCCTCGGCCCAAAATCGCTGTAGCTATTGGATCAGTCTTTCTAATAGCAGTATTCCTCCTCTACTCAAGGGCGTTGCCGTACCCAGTCTTGGCAAGCCAGAAGCATGCGCTGCTAGAGACAGAAGATGCGGGCTTAGCCTTTCCCTACGACCCCGTGCCGCGGCGCGACTTTGCCTCTCTGTCCAGATACCCGGCGCAAAATGCAAACGAGCCGTCCAAGTTTGCCTTCTCCACGCTGTATTGTAGCCGGAATCCCGACGTTCGCGGCCCATATTTTGAGTCTACACAGTCCATCATCTGGCGGATTCTGTGGTCGGAATACAGATCTAAATaccccatcatcatctttgtcTGTCCCTTCATCCCCGAGAAGAACCGCCAGATATTCAGAGGACAAGGCGCAATTGTAAAGGAGATTGAGCTGCTGGACAACATCATACCTGACGACAAGATCTCGACAAAGCGATGGATAGACGTGCTGTCGAAGCTGAATCTGTGGAAGCAAATCGAGTGGAAGCGCATCGTATTCCTCGATTCAGACGCCTTCCCCGTAATGAACATTGACGACATTTTCGACCTCCCAGAGCAGCAGTGCAAAAAAGACGCACTGCTCCCAGAGGACAAGGCTGTTGTAGACAGCGAAAGGGGCAAAGACATGTGCAGCTACATCTACGCCGGCGTGCCGCACTTCAccattgacaacatcaacgccGGCATGTTCATCATGAAGCCGAATCTCGATATGCACGCCAAGCTCATCAGGGCGGCGAAACGAACAGAGGACTATGACGTGCGGTACATGGAGCAAGGTGTGCTGGGGTCCAAGAACGCCTTTGCGGAAGAGGGTCCGTTCCCGGTGAACCGGCTGCCGTCAGTCTGGAACACGGTCCCGGAGTATTATAAGGAGCACCTCAACAAGGGACCAGGATCAACCGAGCCGCCGATACGGATTCTGCACGCAAAGATGTGGAACCGGTTTTGGGGCTCGTGGAACAACTTGACGCATCTAAACGACGTGTGGGATCTGGActggatgaagatgtgcAGGTTCTTTGATTCAGACGAATTCCTCCAGGCGAGGACTACGGGCGTGTATGAGACACCGTTGGAGAAATTTGTAAAGGCCCAGGCTCAGGCTCAGGCTCAGCAGAACCAAAGTCAGAGTCAGAAGCAGGGCATGGCGTCATAG